Proteins encoded in a region of the Mycolicibacterium duvalii genome:
- the lpqV gene encoding lipoprotein LpqV, whose product MGPGRWGVPGGVTTTVGAPAESTEDDYFQACRAAKTWMQQQGGDPRSLIEPYLATVQRGGPVGAGDFAKPWRS is encoded by the coding sequence GTGGGGCCCGGGAGGTGGGGTGTCCCCGGTGGCGTCACCACAACGGTCGGCGCACCCGCCGAGTCCACCGAGGACGACTACTTCCAGGCCTGCCGAGCAGCCAAGACGTGGATGCAGCAGCAGGGCGGTGACCCGCGCAGCCTGATCGAGCCGTACCTGGCGACGGTACAGCGGGGCGGGCCGGTGGGCGCCGGGGATTTCGCGAAGCCCTGGCGGAGCTGA
- a CDS encoding enoyl-CoA hydratase, whose protein sequence is MTDSYETILLTREDRVATITLNRPKALNALNSQVMHEVTSAAAELDADPGVGAIIITGNEKAFAAGADIKEMANLSFADVFSSDFFAAWGRFAATRTPTIAAVAGYALGGGCELAMMCDILIAADSAKFGQPEIKLGVLPGMGGSQRLTRAIGKAKAMDLILTGRNMDAEEAERAGLSRVVPADALLSEAGAVARTIAGMSLSASRMAKEAVNRSFEATLAEGLLYERRLFHSAFATDDQTEGMNAFTEKREANFTHR, encoded by the coding sequence ATGACCGACAGTTACGAGACGATCCTGCTCACCCGCGAGGACCGCGTGGCCACCATCACGCTGAATCGGCCCAAGGCGCTCAACGCGCTCAACAGCCAGGTGATGCACGAAGTCACCAGCGCCGCAGCTGAACTCGACGCCGACCCGGGCGTCGGGGCAATCATCATCACCGGTAACGAGAAGGCCTTCGCCGCCGGAGCAGACATCAAGGAGATGGCGAATCTCTCGTTCGCCGACGTGTTCTCGTCCGACTTCTTCGCCGCCTGGGGCCGATTCGCGGCGACCCGCACCCCGACCATCGCCGCGGTGGCCGGATACGCGCTGGGCGGAGGCTGCGAGTTGGCCATGATGTGCGACATCCTGATCGCCGCCGACAGCGCGAAGTTCGGGCAGCCGGAGATCAAGCTCGGCGTGCTGCCCGGGATGGGCGGCTCGCAGCGGCTGACCCGCGCGATCGGCAAGGCCAAGGCCATGGACCTGATCCTGACCGGCCGCAACATGGACGCCGAGGAGGCCGAACGCGCCGGGCTGTCGCGGGTGGTGCCCGCCGATGCGCTGCTCTCCGAAGCCGGCGCGGTGGCGCGCACCATCGCCGGGATGTCGCTGTCGGCGTCCCGGATGGCCAAGGAGGCCGTCAATCGGTCGTTCGAGGCGACGCTGGCCGAAGGCCTGCTCTACGAGCGGCGGCTGTTCCATTCGGCCTTCGCCACCGACGACCAGACCGAAGGCATGAACGCGTTCACCGAGAAGCGGGAAGCGAACTTCACACACCGTTAG